In Simplicispira sp. 125, one DNA window encodes the following:
- the pnp gene encoding polyribonucleotide nucleotidyltransferase gives MSIFNKVTKSFQWGDKTVVMETGEFARQASGAVLVNIDDTVVLATVVASKGAKPGQDFFPLTVDYIEKTYAAGKIPGSFFKREAKPSEHETLTSRLIDRPIRPLFPEGFFNEVHVVIHTVSLNPEVDADIAALIASSAALAISGIPFSGPIGAARVGYINGEYVLNPGQTARKNSQMDLVVAGTEAAVLMVESEAQQLSEDVMLGAVVFGHEAGKVAINAIHELVRDAGKPVWDWQAPAKDEGLIAKVGALAEEKLRAAYQIRNKQARTHACREAYAVVMADLKEAGVVFDAVKVEGMLFDIEARIVRSQILAGEPRIDGRDTRTVRPIEIRNSVLPRTHGSALFTRGETQALVVTTLGTERDAQRIDALAGEYEDRFMMHYNMPPFATGEVGRMGSTKRREIGHGRLAKRALIAVLPSKEEFPYTMRVVSEITESNGSSSMASVCGGCLSMMDAGVPMKAHVAGIAMGLIKEDNRFAVLTDILGDEDHLGDMDFKVAGTTNGITALQMDIKIQGITKEIMQVALAQAKEARMHILGKMQEAMGEAKTEVSNFAPKLYTMKINPEKIRDVIGKGGAVIRALTEETGCQINIEEDGTITIAATDNAKADEAKRRIEQITAEVEIGKVYEGPVTKILDFGALINLLPGKDGLLHISQIAHERVEKVSDYLQEGQIVKVKVLETDEKGRIKLSMKALSDRPAHGGSDRPAPAERREPREHRETAAGEQQQQQALPLDGQVQANG, from the coding sequence ATGAGCATTTTCAATAAAGTGACCAAGTCTTTCCAGTGGGGCGACAAGACTGTCGTCATGGAAACGGGCGAATTCGCACGCCAGGCCTCGGGCGCTGTGCTGGTGAACATTGACGATACCGTGGTGCTGGCCACCGTGGTGGCGTCCAAGGGCGCCAAGCCCGGCCAGGATTTCTTCCCGCTGACGGTGGACTACATCGAGAAGACGTACGCTGCGGGCAAGATCCCCGGCAGCTTCTTCAAGCGCGAAGCCAAGCCCAGCGAGCATGAAACGCTGACCAGCCGCCTGATCGACCGCCCGATCCGTCCGCTGTTCCCGGAAGGCTTCTTCAACGAAGTGCATGTGGTGATCCACACCGTTTCTTTGAATCCTGAAGTAGACGCCGACATCGCAGCGCTGATTGCATCGAGCGCCGCGCTGGCCATCTCGGGTATCCCGTTCAGTGGCCCCATTGGTGCAGCGCGCGTGGGCTACATCAACGGCGAATACGTGCTCAATCCCGGTCAGACGGCGCGTAAGAACAGCCAGATGGACCTGGTGGTGGCGGGTACCGAAGCGGCCGTGCTGATGGTTGAGTCCGAAGCGCAGCAACTGTCCGAAGACGTGATGCTGGGCGCCGTGGTGTTTGGTCACGAAGCAGGCAAGGTCGCGATCAACGCCATCCATGAACTGGTGCGCGATGCCGGCAAGCCCGTGTGGGACTGGCAGGCTCCTGCCAAGGACGAAGGTCTGATTGCCAAAGTGGGTGCATTGGCCGAGGAAAAGCTGCGCGCCGCTTACCAGATCCGCAATAAGCAGGCCCGTACGCACGCTTGCCGCGAAGCCTATGCCGTGGTGATGGCCGACCTGAAAGAGGCCGGTGTCGTGTTCGACGCGGTCAAGGTCGAAGGCATGCTGTTCGACATTGAAGCGCGTATCGTGCGCAGCCAGATTCTGGCGGGCGAGCCCCGCATTGATGGCCGTGACACGCGCACTGTGCGTCCCATTGAGATCCGCAATTCGGTTCTGCCCCGCACCCATGGCTCCGCCTTGTTCACGCGCGGCGAAACGCAGGCGCTGGTCGTGACCACGCTGGGCACCGAGCGCGATGCACAGCGCATCGACGCGCTGGCGGGCGAGTATGAAGACCGCTTCATGATGCACTACAACATGCCTCCCTTTGCCACCGGCGAAGTGGGCCGCATGGGTTCGACCAAGCGCCGCGAAATCGGCCACGGTCGCTTGGCCAAGCGTGCGTTGATTGCCGTTTTGCCCAGCAAGGAGGAGTTTCCCTACACCATGCGTGTGGTGTCCGAGATCACTGAATCGAACGGTTCGTCGTCGATGGCTTCGGTCTGCGGTGGCTGCCTGTCGATGATGGACGCTGGCGTGCCCATGAAGGCACACGTGGCCGGTATTGCCATGGGCCTGATCAAGGAAGACAACCGTTTTGCCGTGCTGACCGATATCCTGGGCGATGAAGACCACCTGGGTGACATGGACTTCAAGGTGGCAGGCACCACCAACGGCATCACCGCGCTGCAGATGGATATCAAGATCCAGGGCATCACCAAGGAAATCATGCAGGTCGCATTGGCCCAGGCCAAGGAAGCCCGCATGCACATTCTGGGCAAGATGCAGGAGGCCATGGGCGAAGCCAAGACCGAAGTGTCGAACTTCGCTCCCAAGCTGTACACCATGAAGATCAATCCCGAAAAGATCCGCGATGTGATCGGCAAGGGCGGCGCGGTCATTCGTGCGCTCACTGAAGAAACCGGCTGCCAGATCAATATCGAGGAAGACGGCACCATCACCATTGCGGCAACCGACAACGCCAAGGCTGACGAAGCCAAGCGCCGTATTGAGCAGATCACGGCGGAAGTCGAAATCGGCAAGGTGTACGAAGGCCCGGTCACCAAGATCCTGGACTTCGGCGCGCTGATCAACCTGTTGCCCGGCAAGGATGGTTTGCTGCATATCAGCCAGATCGCCCATGAGCGCGTGGAGAAGGTCAGCGACTACCTGCAGGAGGGCCAGATCGTGAAGGTCAAGGTCTTGGAGACCGACGAAAAGGGCCGCATCAAGCTGTCCATGAAGGCTCTGTCTGATCGTCCTGCCCATGGTGGAAGCGATCGTCCTGCACCCGCCGAGCGCCGCGAACCCCGTGAGCACCGCGAAACGGCGGCCGGTGAGCAGCAGCAACAGCAGGCCTTGCCCCTGGATGGGCAGGTGCAGGCCAACGGCTGA
- the rpsO gene encoding 30S ribosomal protein S15 — MIASSIKAEVVKANARAANDTGSPEVQVALLTARINELMPHFKQHAKDHHGRRGLLRMVSRRRKLLDYLKAKDGERYTALIAKLGLRK; from the coding sequence ATGATCGCATCTTCAATCAAGGCCGAAGTTGTCAAGGCCAACGCCCGTGCTGCCAACGATACCGGTAGCCCGGAAGTGCAGGTGGCTTTGCTCACGGCACGCATCAATGAACTGATGCCCCACTTCAAACAGCACGCCAAGGATCACCATGGTCGCCGCGGTTTGCTGCGCATGGTGAGCCGCCGCCGCAAGCTGCTGGACTACCTCAAGGCCAAGGATGGCGAGCGTTACACCGCGCTGATTGCCAAGCTGGGTCTGCGCAAATAA
- a CDS encoding GspH/FimT family pseudopilin — MPSLKPLYFPRQTGFTAIELMVVVSIIAILAALAAPSFTPLIERWRVRQAAENLTSTIYYARSEAIKRGGGVAIDASGGWSTGWKVTHTQNSTTTDLQVNSAPTKTTLTQVNGKTVLYIDRWGMLSETSGGAPMGMSFPIYPAGKTDTDASAIRLCLTSSGRVLQKQQGAACPT; from the coding sequence ATGCCATCGTTGAAACCACTGTATTTTCCGCGCCAGACTGGGTTTACCGCCATCGAACTCATGGTGGTGGTGTCCATCATCGCCATTCTGGCGGCACTGGCAGCGCCCAGCTTTACTCCGCTGATTGAACGTTGGCGTGTGCGCCAGGCGGCTGAAAATCTCACTTCCACCATCTACTACGCGCGGTCTGAAGCTATAAAACGGGGCGGCGGCGTGGCCATTGACGCCTCGGGTGGCTGGAGCACGGGCTGGAAGGTCACCCACACCCAGAACAGCACCACCACCGATCTGCAAGTAAATTCGGCCCCCACAAAAACCACCCTCACCCAAGTCAATGGCAAAACGGTACTCTACATCGACCGTTGGGGCATGCTTTCCGAAACCAGTGGCGGTGCCCCAATGGGCATGAGCTTTCCCATCTACCCGGCAGGCAAAACCGATACCGACGCCAGCGCCATCCGGCTTTGCCTGACTAGCAGTGGGCGCGTTCTGCAAAAGCAGCAAGGCGCCGCCTGCCCGACCTGA
- a CDS encoding GspH/FimT family pseudopilin: MHAPRPTCKASTRSMVGFTAIELMVAVSIIAILAALAAPSFTPLIESWRVRQATEQLQSTLHYARSEAIKRGGRVAIEKIPNNTNGCTTASGKRDWDCGWLVCEDTNGNGRCNAGEPALQRIDTPSKVQVSRTGGGASIKLNRWGLVDGAWPGFSLVPLDKPTTHPGARGVCMTSGGRIRVIPPQDIPCTG, from the coding sequence ATGCACGCACCACGCCCCACCTGCAAAGCGTCCACGCGCTCAATGGTCGGCTTTACGGCCATTGAGCTCATGGTGGCGGTTTCCATTATTGCCATTCTTGCCGCCCTGGCAGCCCCAAGCTTCACTCCCCTGATCGAAAGCTGGCGCGTGCGGCAGGCTACCGAACAATTGCAATCCACCCTTCACTACGCCCGCTCGGAAGCCATCAAACGCGGCGGGCGCGTGGCCATAGAAAAAATCCCCAACAACACCAATGGCTGCACCACCGCCTCCGGCAAACGCGATTGGGATTGTGGCTGGTTGGTGTGCGAAGACACCAACGGCAATGGTAGGTGCAACGCCGGCGAGCCTGCACTGCAACGCATTGATACCCCCAGCAAAGTACAAGTGTCCCGCACCGGCGGCGGCGCCAGCATCAAGCTCAACCGCTGGGGGCTGGTGGATGGCGCCTGGCCGGGTTTCAGTCTGGTGCCACTCGACAAACCCACCACCCACCCCGGCGCACGCGGCGTCTGCATGACCTCCGGTGGCCGCATCCGCGTGATTCCCCCCCAAGATATTCCGTGCACTGGTTGA
- the pilV gene encoding type IV pilus modification protein PilV yields the protein MKTLSSSPQEFQRGITLIESLIAIVVTALGIMGVLGVQMRTLTDTSTTVRRAQAIRLIEDLSERMKVNPNAMTAVDSFKADFSTTPSFTPSACDSGCEAKALAEFDLAKWKTNVASTLPLGQANIFWAMGEGSSAADPNRRQLGVMVSWRENERAGTKTDAIDATKGTASGGAGTAATCPTDRTCHLQYIPVSARCAPYDDGSGIPSFYCS from the coding sequence ATGAAAACCCTCTCTTCGTCCCCTCAAGAATTCCAGCGCGGCATAACGCTCATTGAATCCCTGATTGCCATCGTCGTTACGGCGCTGGGCATCATGGGAGTATTGGGCGTGCAAATGCGCACCCTGACCGATACCTCCACCACAGTCCGCCGGGCGCAGGCCATCCGCCTCATTGAAGACTTGAGCGAGCGCATGAAAGTCAATCCCAATGCAATGACTGCGGTAGACAGCTTCAAGGCCGATTTCAGTACCACACCAAGCTTCACCCCCTCCGCCTGCGACAGCGGCTGCGAAGCCAAAGCCCTGGCCGAATTCGACCTAGCAAAATGGAAAACCAACGTGGCCAGCACACTCCCCCTAGGCCAGGCCAACATCTTCTGGGCCATGGGTGAAGGCTCCTCCGCTGCAGACCCCAACCGGCGCCAGCTCGGCGTGATGGTCAGCTGGCGTGAAAACGAGCGCGCTGGCACCAAAACCGATGCCATCGACGCCACCAAAGGCACGGCCAGCGGCGGTGCGGGTACGGCAGCCACCTGTCCTACCGACCGCACCTGCCACCTGCAGTACATCCCCGTATCTGCCCGCTGCGCCCCGTATGACGACGGCTCAGGCATTCCCTCGTTTTATTGCTCGTGA
- a CDS encoding PilW family protein, whose amino-acid sequence MTSNNVVAHALPAGESAFKHRTKTCQRQQGVTLIELLVGLAIGLLVVAVATGSLMVSRGISGTVSDASAIQQQAAYAMRVMGQQMRQAGSLYLNPTPVVGSVGTDPLTAVAFETDATSGVGLSFSQDSTIKGDDAAKSLTTTYRRYKDAVYAAATPQSLVRNCLGGPDDDGATPNTDEAIENIFQLNGTQLECGGNGAAAQAIIQNVGQFRVTYLEQTLGAKGSLIKPVAAGSVTNWRAVQGVEICLVLYGSEPIDMPANTTYTDCDGTTQVDMSNAASKDMNNQAIGAQRAKRMHMVFRNTFQLRSQGLI is encoded by the coding sequence ATGACATCCAACAACGTCGTTGCACATGCTTTGCCTGCAGGCGAATCCGCGTTCAAACACCGTACAAAGACCTGCCAGCGGCAGCAAGGTGTGACCTTGATCGAGCTGCTAGTGGGCCTGGCCATCGGCCTGCTCGTAGTCGCCGTGGCCACAGGCTCACTCATGGTCTCACGCGGCATCTCGGGCACAGTCAGCGACGCCAGTGCCATCCAGCAGCAAGCTGCCTACGCCATGCGCGTCATGGGCCAGCAAATGCGCCAGGCCGGGTCGCTCTACCTCAACCCCACCCCCGTGGTGGGCTCCGTGGGCACCGACCCCTTGACTGCCGTTGCCTTTGAAACCGATGCCACCAGCGGTGTCGGCCTCAGTTTTTCGCAAGACAGCACCATCAAAGGTGACGATGCCGCCAAATCCCTCACCACCACCTACCGCCGTTACAAAGACGCGGTGTACGCAGCCGCCACCCCCCAATCCCTGGTACGCAACTGCCTGGGCGGCCCCGACGACGACGGCGCCACCCCCAACACAGACGAAGCAATTGAAAACATCTTCCAACTCAATGGCACCCAGTTGGAATGCGGTGGCAACGGCGCCGCAGCCCAGGCCATCATCCAAAACGTAGGGCAGTTCCGCGTTACGTACCTGGAACAAACGCTGGGCGCCAAAGGCAGCCTGATTAAACCCGTGGCGGCAGGCAGCGTCACCAACTGGCGCGCCGTACAAGGCGTAGAAATCTGCCTGGTGCTCTACGGCAGCGAACCTATCGACATGCCCGCAAACACCACATACACCGATTGCGACGGCACAACACAGGTGGACATGTCCAACGCTGCCTCCAAAGACATGAACAACCAAGCCATTGGCGCCCAACGCGCCAAACGCATGCACATGGTGTTTCGCAACACCTTCCAGTTGCGCAGCCAAGGGCTGATCTGA
- a CDS encoding PilX N-terminal domain-containing pilus assembly protein has protein sequence MPRTPPLFAPQPQRQQGVALFVVLVFVMLSMLLALWASRTSLFNEMVVGNDADYQRAFEAAQALLQDAELDIRAADYDTATSKTMDNLDCSAGGDICRSFAADRFPLEAKEITAVINTLDAQPTKCRSGLCARRTGRQDFWNYTNATSPAPSNPQPGEVPLEDLTKAGIGARFGQYTGAKLGDTSNPANPILADRSADDKGGWYWIEIMPYSDAAKTKNLVVDAASNQLKLNLDVYVVYRITALAFGRKPGTQVVLQETYARQRLKD, from the coding sequence ATGCCCCGCACCCCCCCCCTCTTTGCACCACAGCCGCAGCGCCAACAAGGCGTGGCCCTGTTCGTGGTTCTTGTTTTCGTCATGCTGTCCATGCTGCTGGCGCTGTGGGCCTCGCGCACATCGCTGTTCAACGAAATGGTGGTGGGCAACGACGCCGACTACCAGCGCGCCTTTGAAGCCGCCCAGGCACTGCTGCAAGACGCCGAACTCGACATCCGCGCCGCCGACTACGACACCGCCACCAGCAAAACCATGGACAACCTGGACTGCAGCGCAGGGGGCGACATCTGCCGCAGCTTTGCTGCTGACCGGTTCCCCCTGGAAGCCAAGGAAATCACCGCCGTGATCAACACCCTGGACGCGCAACCCACCAAATGCCGCAGTGGTCTGTGCGCCCGACGCACCGGGCGGCAAGACTTCTGGAACTACACCAACGCCACCAGCCCGGCCCCCAGCAACCCGCAACCTGGCGAAGTCCCCCTGGAAGACCTGACCAAAGCTGGTATTGGCGCCCGTTTTGGCCAATACACCGGGGCCAAGCTGGGCGACACCAGCAACCCCGCCAACCCGATTCTGGCCGACCGCAGCGCCGACGACAAAGGCGGCTGGTACTGGATTGAAATCATGCCCTACAGCGACGCGGCCAAAACCAAAAACCTGGTAGTGGATGCCGCCTCCAACCAGCTCAAGCTTAATTTGGACGTGTACGTGGTGTACCGCATTACTGCCTTGGCCTTTGGACGCAAACCAGGCACCCAAGTGGTTTTGCAAGAAACCTATGCCCGCCAGCGCCTAAAAGACTGA
- a CDS encoding PilC/PilY family type IV pilus protein — MKNAFKEIIGKINEETAPLPDTVNGNGGNSGSNVSQNNVATFYSVYSPKQAWKGWVQASPVREPENVPCPTPANPSKTCPKFPDPTSGWNNKTTADLLDAPGFSVTNRLVLSWSDKWASTKPKGGVPFKWADDDSNLSADQKALLGVESSVATAKPKQKGLNVLNFIRGERDLEGVDPSGYTDADPFRERKSRQGDIVNSEIWYTGTPTSNYSLSGYGAFANTHKSRTPMLYVGGNDGMLHGFSATDGTEKIAYVPRGLIGKLKSLSDPIYNHQYYVDGSPMTGDVSVSGTWSTMLVGTLGAGGKGYFVLNVTDPANFASASPADLIKRDRTRGNSEVAPNCSAMSDATEKAACLVTVQEDEDIGNIVASPVRNASNQQQTTQITRMNNDRWAVIMGNGYNSTNQRPVLLVQYLDGAMELKRIHAIPSTIVTGSGNANDNGLAAPAVVDVNGDGRADVVYAGDNLGNLWKFDLTSDVDTDWKVAFGTNTPLFTASGPATIGGTRNLVQPITAPPIVAANDRQKTIGSGASAKDVAVGGLMVAFGTGRNLTEDDRKTTNTNIQTLYSVLDNTRYRKNGTHLEVHPGGGTCPTGPDCVPVPAALGAGVAAAKLAKQTIATVSGSYATVNATEELKTSTWKDYNGWYLDLPASGERLLKPMQFFDGSNILAVYSESPTGTTEGGGGASNESCSPSTIATAPGAQYRTLVNIMDGKIPKVQLVDINGDHIYDGDDKKVARAAVSTGTPMLITKGKRILDATGKDLSKCKTDPTQCAEELNRMPEQSLRPSWRQLK, encoded by the coding sequence TTGAAGAACGCTTTCAAGGAAATCATCGGAAAAATCAACGAAGAAACGGCCCCCTTGCCAGACACGGTCAACGGCAATGGTGGTAATAGCGGTTCCAATGTTTCGCAAAACAACGTAGCCACCTTTTATTCCGTCTACAGCCCCAAACAGGCCTGGAAAGGTTGGGTGCAAGCATCGCCCGTGCGCGAACCGGAGAACGTGCCCTGCCCCACGCCCGCAAACCCCAGCAAAACCTGCCCTAAGTTCCCCGACCCCACCTCGGGTTGGAACAATAAAACCACCGCCGATCTGCTGGACGCCCCGGGCTTCAGTGTGACCAACCGCCTGGTTCTGAGCTGGAGCGATAAATGGGCCTCCACCAAACCCAAAGGCGGCGTTCCCTTCAAGTGGGCCGATGACGACAGCAACCTCAGCGCAGACCAAAAAGCCCTGTTGGGGGTGGAAAGCAGTGTTGCTACCGCCAAACCCAAGCAAAAGGGACTGAACGTTTTGAACTTCATCCGGGGTGAGCGCGACCTGGAAGGCGTAGACCCCTCGGGTTATACCGACGCCGACCCCTTCCGCGAGCGCAAGAGCCGCCAGGGGGACATCGTCAACTCCGAAATTTGGTACACCGGAACGCCCACCAGCAATTATTCGCTCAGCGGCTATGGGGCTTTTGCCAACACCCACAAATCCCGCACCCCCATGCTCTATGTGGGCGGCAACGACGGCATGTTGCACGGCTTTTCTGCCACCGATGGCACCGAAAAAATCGCTTATGTGCCACGGGGACTCATTGGAAAGCTCAAGAGCCTATCTGATCCCATCTACAACCACCAATACTATGTGGATGGCTCCCCTATGACGGGCGATGTCAGCGTCTCCGGTACCTGGTCTACCATGCTGGTAGGCACCCTGGGTGCGGGGGGCAAAGGTTATTTCGTGCTCAACGTCACCGATCCGGCCAATTTTGCCTCGGCCAGTCCCGCCGATCTCATCAAACGCGACCGCACCCGCGGCAACAGCGAAGTAGCGCCCAATTGCAGCGCCATGAGCGATGCCACAGAAAAAGCCGCCTGCCTTGTGACCGTGCAAGAGGACGAAGACATTGGCAATATCGTGGCATCGCCGGTGCGCAATGCCAGCAATCAGCAACAAACCACCCAAATTACGCGCATGAACAACGACCGCTGGGCCGTCATCATGGGCAACGGGTACAACAGCACCAACCAGCGTCCGGTGCTTCTGGTGCAATACCTGGATGGCGCCATGGAACTCAAACGCATCCATGCCATACCCAGCACCATCGTCACAGGCTCAGGCAATGCCAATGACAACGGCCTAGCCGCACCTGCCGTGGTCGATGTGAATGGCGATGGCCGCGCCGACGTGGTGTACGCCGGCGACAACCTGGGCAACCTGTGGAAATTTGACTTGACCAGCGATGTGGACACCGACTGGAAGGTGGCCTTTGGCACCAACACGCCGCTGTTCACCGCCAGCGGCCCCGCCACCATCGGTGGCACACGCAACCTAGTCCAGCCCATTACCGCACCGCCCATTGTGGCTGCGAACGACCGCCAAAAAACGATCGGCAGCGGCGCCTCGGCCAAGGATGTGGCCGTAGGCGGGCTGATGGTGGCCTTTGGCACCGGCCGCAACCTGACGGAAGACGACCGCAAAACCACCAACACCAACATCCAGACCCTATATTCCGTTTTGGACAACACCCGTTACCGCAAAAATGGCACCCACTTAGAAGTGCACCCTGGCGGCGGCACCTGCCCCACCGGCCCGGATTGCGTGCCTGTCCCAGCCGCACTGGGCGCAGGTGTAGCCGCGGCCAAGCTGGCCAAGCAAACCATTGCAACAGTGAGCGGCAGCTACGCCACGGTCAACGCCACAGAGGAACTGAAAACCTCCACCTGGAAGGACTACAACGGCTGGTACCTGGATTTACCCGCCTCCGGCGAGCGTCTGCTCAAACCCATGCAGTTCTTTGATGGCAGCAACATCCTGGCGGTGTATTCCGAAAGCCCCACCGGCACGACAGAAGGTGGCGGCGGTGCCAGCAATGAAAGCTGCTCGCCCTCCACCATTGCCACAGCACCCGGCGCACAATACCGTACCTTGGTCAACATCATGGATGGGAAGATTCCCAAGGTACAGCTTGTGGATATCAACGGTGATCACATATACGATGGCGACGACAAAAAAGTTGCCCGTGCAGCCGTGAGTACGGGTACGCCCATGCTGATCACCAAAGGCAAGCGGATTTTGGATGCCACAGGCAAGGATCTGAGCAAGTGCAAAACGGATCCCACGCAGTGCGCCGAAGAGCTCAACCGCATGCCCGAACAATCCCTGCGCCCCAGCTGGCGCCAGCTGAAATAA
- a CDS encoding type IV pilin protein, with amino-acid sequence MRHQHQGFTLIELMIVVAIVGILAAVAYPSYAEYIRRGHRAEARAGLLQAAQWMERAATAKGTYPLAADFPAALKTVPNNRYDVSIASADGATFTLTATPKGAQVGDKCGNYTLANTGLRGAKGVTTGDIVTECWGK; translated from the coding sequence ATGAGACACCAACACCAGGGCTTTACGCTCATCGAGCTGATGATCGTGGTCGCCATCGTCGGCATCCTTGCAGCAGTGGCCTACCCGAGCTATGCAGAGTACATCCGGCGCGGTCACCGGGCAGAGGCCCGGGCCGGGTTGCTGCAAGCGGCCCAATGGATGGAGCGGGCGGCCACGGCCAAAGGCACTTACCCACTGGCGGCGGACTTTCCAGCCGCACTGAAAACCGTGCCCAATAACCGGTACGACGTTTCTATCGCATCGGCGGATGGCGCCACTTTCACCCTGACCGCCACCCCCAAAGGCGCGCAAGTGGGCGACAAATGCGGCAACTACACGCTGGCCAACACCGGTCTACGTGGCGCTAAGGGAGTCACCACCGGTGACATCGTGACCGAATGTTGGGGCAAGTAG
- the ribD gene encoding bifunctional diaminohydroxyphosphoribosylaminopyrimidine deaminase/5-amino-6-(5-phosphoribosylamino)uracil reductase RibD yields MTTTAPHPIDQALGLAAQALFLSSPNPRVGCVITAPDGRVLGQGFTQQAGGPHAEVMALRDAAAAGQDVRGAIAYVTLEPCAHQGRTGPCCDALVAAGIGKVVASLEDPNPLVAGQGFARLRAAGVTVEVGPGAAASRELNIGFFSRMVRSTPWVRLKVAASLDGTTALHNGASQWITSPAARADGHAWRARACAVLTGIGTVLADNPRMDVRELATPRQPQVVVVDSRLQTPLNASLFIAGRACTIYAAGNFNTCFATRKAALEARDATVVQLPGAGGQVDLPALLHSLAQRGINELHVEAGHRLNGALLRAGLVDELLLYLAPRLLGPGRGMADLAPLNDLAQGLALDFHSIEQVGPDLRVLARVQGHDQF; encoded by the coding sequence ATGACAACCACTGCGCCCCACCCTATCGACCAAGCGCTTGGGCTCGCCGCCCAGGCGCTTTTTCTTTCTAGCCCCAACCCCCGTGTCGGCTGCGTAATTACGGCGCCTGATGGCCGGGTACTGGGCCAGGGTTTTACCCAACAGGCAGGCGGGCCGCACGCCGAAGTGATGGCGCTGCGCGACGCTGCGGCGGCCGGACAGGATGTGCGTGGCGCCATCGCTTATGTGACGCTTGAGCCCTGCGCCCACCAGGGGCGCACGGGACCGTGTTGCGACGCGCTTGTCGCTGCTGGCATTGGCAAGGTGGTGGCATCGCTTGAAGACCCTAACCCCCTGGTCGCAGGCCAGGGCTTTGCCCGGCTGCGCGCAGCCGGAGTGACCGTGGAGGTGGGGCCGGGTGCTGCTGCATCACGGGAGCTGAACATTGGGTTTTTCAGCCGCATGGTGCGTAGCACGCCCTGGGTGCGGCTCAAGGTGGCGGCATCACTCGATGGCACCACGGCGCTGCACAACGGTGCCAGCCAGTGGATTACATCGCCCGCGGCCCGGGCCGACGGCCATGCCTGGCGAGCGCGCGCCTGCGCGGTGCTGACGGGCATTGGCACCGTGCTGGCAGACAACCCGCGCATGGACGTGCGCGAACTTGCCACACCGCGCCAGCCCCAGGTGGTGGTGGTGGACAGCCGTTTACAAACGCCGCTGAATGCTTCACTTTTCATAGCTGGCCGCGCTTGCACCATATACGCTGCAGGCAATTTTAATACTTGCTTTGCAACCCGCAAAGCGGCTTTGGAGGCCCGTGACGCCACAGTAGTGCAATTGCCCGGTGCAGGCGGCCAGGTGGACTTGCCCGCCCTGCTGCACAGCCTGGCCCAGCGCGGCATCAACGAGCTGCATGTCGAGGCGGGGCACCGCCTGAACGGTGCCTTGCTGCGTGCGGGGCTGGTGGATGAGTTGCTGCTCTATCTGGCCCCCCGCCTGCTGGGCCCGGGCCGGGGCATGGCCGACCTAGCGCCGCTCAATGACCTTGCGCAGGGGCTGGCACTGGATTTTCATAGCATCGAACAGGTGGGCCCCGATCTGCGCGTGCTCGCCCGGGTGCAAGGGCACGACCAATTCTAA
- a CDS encoding riboflavin synthase, with protein sequence MFTGIITGMGQIAAVQPLGDTAAHGKRLVIIPPAGYLDDVGLGDSIALNGACMTVTSMDAAAPQFTIDISAESLLKTTGLDTPGPINLEKALRANDRLGGHMVSGHVDGIGEVTHFAQVGESWELRVLAPRDLARYLAYKGSITINGVSLTVNRIADLAGGCEASINLIPHTVQNTALGHLRTGSKVNLEIDLIARYCERMLSYGFAAQVGR encoded by the coding sequence ATGTTTACAGGAATCATCACCGGCATGGGGCAGATTGCCGCCGTGCAACCCCTTGGCGATACGGCCGCGCATGGCAAACGCCTGGTCATCATCCCTCCTGCGGGCTATCTGGACGATGTCGGTTTGGGCGACAGCATTGCGCTCAATGGCGCCTGCATGACGGTCACCAGTATGGACGCGGCCGCGCCGCAGTTCACCATCGACATCTCGGCCGAGTCTCTGCTCAAGACCACCGGGCTAGACACCCCCGGCCCCATCAACCTGGAAAAAGCCCTGCGCGCCAACGACCGCCTGGGCGGACACATGGTGTCAGGCCATGTGGATGGCATCGGCGAAGTTACGCACTTTGCCCAGGTGGGCGAGAGCTGGGAACTGCGCGTGCTGGCCCCGCGTGACCTTGCACGCTACCTGGCCTACAAGGGTTCGATCACCATCAACGGCGTAAGCCTGACCGTGAACCGCATCGCCGACCTTGCCGGTGGCTGCGAGGCCAGCATCAACCTGATCCCGCACACCGTGCAGAACACGGCGCTGGGCCACCTGCGCACTGGCTCCAAGGTGAATCTAGAAATCGATCTGATAGCCCGCTACTGCGAGAGAATGCTTAGCTATGGCTTTGCTGCACAAGTCGGAAGATAG